One Microbacterium esteraromaticum genomic window carries:
- a CDS encoding ATP-dependent DNA ligase, whose translation MASGEQVVQIDGRRLRITNLDKVVYPETGTTKGEVIAYYSQIAPLMLPHMRGRPVTRKRWVDGVGTAQAPAESFFTKQLERGAPDWIRRMPIEHSDGPKEYPLADDVASLVWFAQIAALELHVPQWRFTHSGGRGRPDRMVLDLDPGPGVGLAQCAEVARIARGILSGMGLEPMPVTSGSKGIHLYARLPTTDDGTGLQSSDEVSAVAKELARLIEADHPDLATHVMAKSERGGRVFIDWSQNSASKTTIAPYSLRGRSRPWVAAPRTWEELDDPDLRHLEFHDVLERMEAGLDPLASLAPASTALTSYLAKRDAAKTPEPMPRTAYAGSGGAPRFVIQEHHASRLHYDLRIERDGVLISWAVPKGVPETAERNHLAVMTEPHPMEYLTFEGEIPRGEYGAGSMTVWDTGTVALEKWRDDEVIGTFTGQSGGRLGSARLALIRTSGEGEKSQWLLHRMIPKPHRAPSADARPERRQVLDASPASFIAPMLSESGTPGLARAFGEPWAEIKWDGIRAIGTWEAIDGADGRFTLRARSGTDITARYPELTADGAPHLPASEAVVDGEIVAFDDDGRPSFARLQNRMHLTRGREIEREVVRTPIVYMLFDLLRLDGHDLTDMPLRQRRELLEQLAVGLGAPVQVPPVFDDLEAALDASREFGLEGVVAKDPDSRYRPGRRSGSWLKLKQTHAQEVVIVGIRPGQGSRRSGIGSLLLAVPSGDGELRYVGRVGTGFTDRMLRELAAQLEPLRVLKPALEVPSPDASDALWVRPELVGEVEFANWSPGGILRHSRWRGLRPDKSPDEVRVES comes from the coding sequence ATGGCATCCGGCGAGCAGGTCGTGCAGATCGACGGCCGCCGCCTGCGCATCACCAACCTCGACAAGGTCGTGTATCCCGAGACCGGGACGACCAAGGGCGAGGTCATCGCGTACTACTCGCAGATCGCTCCGCTCATGCTGCCCCACATGCGCGGGCGGCCCGTGACCCGCAAGAGATGGGTCGACGGGGTCGGAACCGCGCAGGCCCCGGCCGAGAGCTTCTTCACCAAGCAGCTGGAAAGAGGCGCCCCTGACTGGATCAGGCGGATGCCCATCGAGCACTCCGACGGCCCGAAGGAATACCCGCTCGCCGACGACGTCGCGTCGCTGGTGTGGTTCGCGCAGATCGCCGCGCTCGAACTGCACGTGCCGCAGTGGCGGTTCACGCACTCCGGAGGACGCGGTCGGCCGGATCGCATGGTGCTCGACCTCGACCCCGGCCCCGGTGTCGGCCTCGCCCAGTGCGCAGAGGTCGCGCGGATCGCGCGGGGCATCCTCAGCGGCATGGGGCTGGAGCCGATGCCCGTCACCAGCGGCAGCAAGGGCATCCATCTCTACGCCCGGCTGCCGACGACCGACGACGGCACCGGCCTGCAGTCGAGCGACGAGGTCTCCGCCGTCGCGAAGGAGCTGGCGCGGCTGATCGAGGCCGACCACCCCGATCTCGCCACGCACGTCATGGCGAAGTCCGAGCGCGGCGGCAGGGTGTTCATCGACTGGAGCCAGAACAGCGCATCGAAGACGACCATCGCGCCGTACTCCCTGCGCGGCCGCTCGCGACCCTGGGTCGCCGCACCGCGCACGTGGGAGGAGCTGGACGATCCCGACCTCCGGCACCTCGAGTTCCACGATGTTCTCGAGAGGATGGAGGCCGGGCTCGACCCCCTCGCGTCGCTCGCGCCGGCCAGCACGGCGCTCACCTCGTACCTCGCGAAGCGCGATGCCGCCAAGACTCCCGAGCCCATGCCGCGGACGGCATATGCAGGCTCAGGCGGCGCACCGCGCTTCGTGATCCAAGAGCACCATGCGAGCAGGCTGCACTACGACCTGCGCATCGAGCGCGACGGCGTGCTGATCAGCTGGGCCGTGCCGAAGGGCGTGCCCGAGACGGCGGAGCGCAACCACCTCGCCGTGATGACCGAGCCGCACCCCATGGAGTACCTGACCTTCGAGGGCGAGATCCCGAGAGGCGAGTACGGCGCGGGCTCCATGACCGTGTGGGACACGGGAACCGTGGCGCTCGAGAAATGGCGGGACGACGAGGTGATCGGTACATTCACCGGCCAGTCAGGAGGGCGACTCGGGTCGGCCCGCCTCGCGCTCATCCGCACGAGCGGAGAGGGCGAGAAGTCGCAGTGGCTGCTGCACCGCATGATCCCCAAGCCCCATCGCGCGCCTTCCGCGGATGCACGACCTGAACGACGTCAGGTCCTCGACGCCTCGCCTGCGTCGTTCATCGCGCCGATGCTCTCCGAGTCGGGCACCCCGGGACTCGCGCGTGCATTCGGTGAGCCATGGGCCGAGATCAAATGGGACGGCATCCGTGCGATCGGCACCTGGGAGGCGATCGACGGCGCCGATGGTCGCTTCACCCTTCGTGCGAGAAGCGGCACCGACATCACCGCCCGATACCCCGAGCTGACCGCAGACGGCGCCCCGCACCTGCCTGCGTCCGAGGCGGTGGTCGACGGCGAGATCGTGGCCTTCGACGACGACGGACGGCCCAGCTTCGCACGACTGCAGAACCGCATGCATCTGACCAGGGGCCGCGAGATCGAACGCGAGGTGGTGCGCACCCCGATCGTCTACATGCTCTTCGACCTGCTGCGCCTCGACGGCCACGACCTCACCGACATGCCTCTGCGTCAGCGGCGCGAGCTTCTCGAGCAGCTGGCAGTCGGCCTCGGCGCCCCGGTGCAGGTGCCGCCGGTGTTCGACGACCTGGAGGCCGCGCTCGACGCGAGCCGCGAGTTCGGCCTCGAGGGCGTGGTCGCGAAGGACCCCGACTCCAGGTACCGCCCCGGTCGCCGTTCGGGATCGTGGCTGAAGCTCAAGCAGACGCACGCTCAGGAGGTCGTGATCGTCGGGATCAGGCCCGGCCAGGGCAGCCGCCGCAGCGGCATCGGATCGCTGCTGCTCGCCGTCCCGTCCGGCGACGGAGAGCTGCGCTACGTCGGTCGGGTGGGCACCGGGTTCACCGATCGGATGCTGCGCGAGCTGGCTGCGCAGCTCGAGCCGCTCAGAGTGCTGAAGCCGGCACTCGAGGTCCCTTCCCCCGATGCGTCGGATGCCCTGTGGGTGCGTCCCGAGCTTGTCGGCGAGGTCGAGTTCGCGAACTGGTCGCCCGGCGGCATCCTGCGGCATTCCCGCTGGCGCGGGCTGCGCCCCGACAAGTCCCCCGACGAGGTGCGCGTCGAGAGCTGA
- a CDS encoding Ku protein — MRSIWKGALTFGLVNVPVKVYSAVEDHDVPLHQVHDEDGGRIRYQRTCEVCGKVIAYSDIDRAYVDDGQTVVLTKDDLASLPAEKSREIDVVEFVPTEQIDLLTLDKPYYLEPDSKSPKAYVLLRKTLEQTDRTAVVRFTLRQKTRLAALRVRGDVLVLQTLLWSDEVREAAFPALDEDVRISKKELEMSAALVESYSSDFDPEEFVDEYQKELRTLIDAKIEAGEGFDVAETFGDEGKAEKGGEVIDLMEALRASVERTKAARKGGGKASETDADDGDEKDSAPKRKKTTAKKKAG, encoded by the coding sequence ATGAGAAGCATCTGGAAGGGCGCCCTGACGTTCGGACTCGTGAACGTCCCGGTGAAGGTGTACTCGGCCGTCGAGGACCACGACGTGCCGCTGCACCAGGTGCACGACGAGGACGGCGGTCGGATCCGCTATCAGCGCACCTGCGAGGTGTGCGGCAAGGTCATCGCGTACTCCGACATCGACCGCGCCTATGTCGACGACGGACAGACCGTCGTGCTCACGAAGGACGACCTCGCCTCGCTCCCGGCCGAGAAGAGCCGTGAGATCGATGTGGTGGAGTTCGTGCCGACAGAGCAGATCGACCTGCTCACCCTCGACAAGCCGTACTACCTCGAGCCCGATTCGAAATCGCCGAAGGCGTACGTGCTGCTGCGGAAGACGCTCGAGCAGACCGATCGCACGGCGGTGGTGCGGTTCACGCTGCGGCAGAAGACGCGGCTCGCTGCACTGCGTGTGCGCGGCGACGTGCTCGTGCTGCAGACCCTTCTGTGGTCGGACGAGGTGCGCGAGGCGGCGTTCCCCGCGCTGGACGAGGACGTGAGGATCAGCAAGAAGGAGCTCGAGATGTCGGCCGCGCTGGTCGAGAGCTATTCGAGCGACTTCGACCCCGAGGAGTTCGTCGACGAGTACCAGAAGGAGCTGCGCACTCTGATCGACGCGAAGATCGAGGCAGGCGAGGGCTTCGACGTGGCCGAGACCTTCGGAGACGAGGGCAAGGCGGAGAAGGGCGGCGAGGTCATCGATCTGATGGAGGCCCTGCGCGCGAGCGTCGAGCGCACCAAGGCTGCACGCAAGGGCGGCGGCAAGGCGTCGGAGACGGACGCCGACGACGGGGACGAGAAGGACTCCGCGCCCAAGCGGAAGAAGACGACCGCGAAGAAGAAGGCAGGCTGA